The Rhizoctonia solani chromosome 4, complete sequence genome contains a region encoding:
- a CDS encoding Tuberous sclerosis 1 protein, whose product MSATTKDILTHIRSTFNTHSPPQLTDLRPLIDVYISETAHLEPELDNGLLDIYSQAIDHSDVSHIAAFIGVLYAFRMVLSSASIISWFDSLLRRALREPRLDLEAVKQAKDLVLMPLYDESETKAQLLRRRLVQLYVLDAPRENDSAVETMTQSADERAKMAVWKTNLEDLLVSDGFTRPKELFEELDVSFKANPESRLQLCILLNRFSRSPRKVSIPFVNSPLFSTLLISLQVDQSTTVFSIAITSLIMLLPALAVDAPAQLNTRLPALLTILGRIVCWKLRSEGKEGRRWKVKPELEWKRLDTTFESAAPNETRLYFTFMYGLYPCNTIAFLRSPVTFLRTHGHASMFTHDWDVVLDEDEIKSCSRPLLRGHVVHPSIILADAKSELADLTRWKDKDIATVAAECTLLDIQNAQTSAGHSIAYYIPPTPQASSHPTPQASGNHSLLPPESAKPAKIPLPPSPAGSTQPPPPPPQPQPQPADPSASPKSTGDRSEKSLEIMINTHATLTAPPGPLLFLADTPAPAAPASTTMSPRPRHAMAEEALSILQRDVLILRNQLNFEIYLKELVQQHVGRLHQDKIVSRSEEAERQSLHVKLKDYKAKLTKAQEDLATTRAEAAGTKSRHTQWVTELQDKLTRFREEKRSWAAEAVELRGEVNDARAALKAQNEALADALNEVFNLKQQLRESAPKVDKIAAYEQRIDQLVKAQALRDDSPEMRAYREDRGKLDEMISNYAKMELQLQSLQHANEQLTALHKTQEDELNHANSQVTDLTRRLASATTQNPFSRSAIKAAAAAQDQINKLEAENKELSNKNMVLMDEIDEVKAMVEFLRSERVNFGAGGPGSPVQRIVSGTGSLPAQTQSEPITGTGPSPRLDSSALADLADATAAPGESDDVATTA is encoded by the exons ATGTCCGCCACGACCAAAGACATACTGACCCACATCCGAAGCACATTCAACACACACTCCCCGCCCCAGCTGACAGACCTGCGCCCGCTCATCGACGTCTACATATCCGAGACCGCGCACCTGGAGCCCGAGCTGGACAATGGACTGCTGGACATATACTCCCAGGCCATCGACCACTCGGACGTATCGCACATTGCCGCGTTCATCGGGGTCCTATACGCATTCCGCATGGTCCTCTCGAGCGCATCCATCATATCCTGGTTCGACTCTCTCCTGCGTCGCGCGCTACGAGAACCCAGGCTGGACCTCGAGGCCGTTAAACAGGCCAAGGACCTCGTCTTGATGCCGCTCTACGACGAGTCCGAGACCAAGGCCCAGTTGCTCCGCCGCCGCTTGGTCCAGCTTTACGTGTTGGATGCGCCCCGGGAGAACGATAGCGCCGTCGAAACGATGACGCAGAGCGCGGACGAGCGTGCCAAGATGGCTGTGTGGAAAACCAACTTGGAGGATCTCTTGGTTTCCGATGGGTTCACCCGTCCCAAG GAACTGTTTGAGGAATTGGATGTTAGTTTCAAGGCTAACCCCGAGAGTCGGTTGCAACTTTGTATTCTC CTTAATCGGTTTTCTCGCTCGCCGCGCAAAGTATCGATACCTTTTGTCAATTCGCCGCTTTTCTCGACGCTGTTGATTTCTCTCCAAGTCGACCAGTCGACCACGGTGTTTAGTATTGCCATTACGTCCCTTATTATGCTTCTTCCTGCTTTAGCGGTCGATGCCCCTGCACAATTGAATACTCGACTACCCGCATTACTAACTATTCTCGGGAGGATTGTATGCTGGAAGTTGAGGAGtgaaggaaaggaaggtCGGAGGTGGAAAGTCAAGCCCGAGCTAGAATGGAAACGATTGG ACACGACTTTCGAATCAGCAG CGCCCAACGAAACTCGGCTTTACTTTACATTCATGTACGGCCTGTACCCGTGCAACACCATCGCCTTTCTCAGATCTCCCGTCACGTTTTTGAGAACACATGGACATGCGTCGATGTTTACTCATGATTGGGATGTGGTATTGGACGAGGACGAGATTAAGAGTTGTAGTCGG CCACTATTACGTGGACATGTAGTTCATCCGAGTATTATTCTCGCGGATGCCAAGAGCGAACTTGCAGACTTGACGAGGTGGAAGGATAAAGATATCGCTACCGTTGCTGC GGAATGCACACTCCTGGACATCCAAAATGCTCAAACCTCGGCAGGacacagtattgcatattacATTCCTCCTACACCCCAAGCAAGCAGCCATCCAACCCCCCAAGCAAGTGGAAACCATTCACTCCTTCCGCCGGAGAGTGCGAAACCTGCCAAGATACCCCTACCACCCAGTCCAGCCGGATCGACCCAACcgccgccaccaccaccgcagccccaaccccaaccagCCGATCCCAGCGCATCGCCCAAGTCCACAGGAGACCGGAGCGAAAAGTCCCTCGAAATCATGATCAACACCCACGCAACACTAACCGCTCCTCCCGGTCCGCTCTTATTCCTCGCAGACACCCCAGCACCGGCCGCGCCCGCGAGCACCACCATGTCCCCTCGCCCGCGGCACGCCATGGCCGAAGAGGCCCTGTCGATCCTCCAGCGGGACGTGCTCATACTCCGGAACCAGCTCAATTTCGAGATTTATCTCAAGGAGCTCGTGCAGCAGCATGTCGGCCGGTTGCATCAGGATAAGATTGTTTCGAGGAGCGAGGAGGCGGAGAGACAAAGTCTG CATGTGAAACTTAAAGACTACAAGGCAAAGCTGACTAAAGCTCAAGAAGACCTCGCGACGACCCGGGCCGAGGCGGCTGGGACCAAGTCGAGGCATACACAATGGGTGACCGAGTTGCAGGATAAGCTTACCCGGTTCAGGGAGGAGAAGCGTAGTTGGGCGGCCGAGGCTGTCGAGCTGAGGGGAGAGGTCAATGATGCTAGG GCGGCTTTGAAGGCACAGAATGAAGCACTGGCTGATGCACTGAACGA GGTGTTCAACCTCAAACAGCAGTTACGCGAGTCGGCGCCCAAGGTGGACAAAATCGCTGCATACGAACAGAGGATAGATCAGTTGGTCAAGGCACAGGCTCTGAG GGATGACTCGCCCGAAATGCGAGCTTACCGCGAAGATCGTGGCAAGTTGGATGAAATGATCAGTAACTACGCCAAGATGGAACTTCAGCTCCAGAGTTTACAGCATGCAAACGAACAGTTGACTGCGCTCCACAA GACTCAGGAAGACGAGCTTAACCACGCAAATTCGCAAGTGACGGACCTCACACGTCGTCTCGCATCTGCCACAACTCAGAACCCATTCTCTCGTTCCGCAATAAAAGCCGCAGCCGCAGCTCAAGACCAAATCAACAAACTCGAAGCAGAAAACAAAGAACTGAGCAACAAGAACATGGTAC
- a CDS encoding mediator complex subunit Med5 encodes MEQPTVNDITKAAFLSGYPAENWLAIVQQLKPHGPSNLPASEICASIFSLLEAYPLSPVLLQYLCVALDSESPHPVLPIGIYISTLIAWSQTILASPTDQTTQLLSALCAIAAPRVQKPSANLTPTLPTAQGCVSLVQHVSLTHDAILTSSALDILLAILKTVVASSPNPNLSPFLALNLVPAINDLLDAGEIVSPQLTNWLFQLSALTTADGHGHGHATSRVQPQQVTDEPPQRPELLEFTRNGPLFDVLAYQVTSVLAYPDSHLSALQTVFNSTPTPDAFFSQLYASLISVLANEPDGNTRTIICAALFGSLPKLFCQLEAPQNKLKDGVQSAIHGLFTHFGALLDKCDVTAPITRVSREDSMEEDVPEDGSKGKNIRTMLVQSLQSVSLLDSNFPSLPGLTIENWPGRGIGRVFAEAGENGQDLETYLKSRLLSLEVPQSDKLELIDRAVADPETHACLCTVLHKGYTSLTTSTQHLSPATLESLANLSRLLYTHPTVLDVVGLRVPPAEFVAAGLAFLEDLEGAGVGDPQSALGQYGDVLLLLQLLVTRYEMFQQKSGTLKHGDRVLDASCLTSSWAVYNLSDLTEPERTLISDWVKAAFDSNSFGIDDNVLRQVLLKLSATLFTEAIRKCAAEPEGAGMEILRNGVSYFEGPLLNWTLRGVIWALANEAERHGHAAQTHLDVLQLLVLANGCPAPVIEMTRHRVLRLLASPYIPKANIDVNAMLRVLHPSNSGSGSGSTNTTAPLYASSYLNLALQASIGGTPIPNPARILGFTNSLELLRAPVQQGSDSVAHRNILIALLTLARPRFAGIKSVLSALRSLAGTMDPDFLAGVVAGSVSVWVAAPMERALAREKVKKFVNEGEKEKGLEGIVKRMRAALQTTTTCILDMVSNEQKIDSVGGSPVSVSDMSLISDVESVLSLENNKRFSMISSTTFNDMENTPVPVAPIDFPGTPIEKQLPVHPDFAYEDGNIEFQTSENVFWVHEFQLRKFSVLAGRIDEAREKGTTSSAGRLRIRTSRSSYNFSGTFRILYSCVVAPKFNSDTLINALRIGTRYGCPDMRNFAITQLESRFQSPPIDRIKLSDEFNIPNWAIPAFIELCQRTEPISQREARILGAERLVEVSRIREAEQRRKFIQLVDKSMGPCGVFEAGQMTDDKLRDDASEIFVIVEYTLRYSSPPKCDCRVQRTCDDTDLNNRPANPNAFTSNNRHSISDPLNLGSLHARSGDANGSRYSVVPCQIHMIAPRIITESLALFKRCGGLTRQLGDLKVAVSNGAPQGAKQFSVEDEIQRATWIRKTT; translated from the exons ATGGAACAACCCACTGTGAATGACATCACCAAGGCCGCCTTCCTCTCTGGTTACCCCGCAGAAAAT TGGCTAGCCATCGTGCAACAACTGAAACCACACGGCCCGTCCAATCTACCCGCGTCTGAAATTTGCG CGTCCATATTTAGTCTACTAGAAGCATATCCCCTATCTCCCGTATTGCTCCAGTACCTCTGCGTCGCCCTTGACTCTGAGAGCCCACATCCAGTGCTTCCAATTGGCATCTACATCTCAACCCTGATTGCCTGGTCCCAAACTATTCTCGCCTCACCCACTGATCAGACGACCCAACTGCTTTCAGCCCTCTGCGCCATCGCCGCACCTCGTGTCCAAAAGCCATCCGCCAATTTAACTCCCACACTACCTACCGCCCAGGGCTGCGTCTCGCTCGTGCAACATGTCTCTCTCACCCACGATGCTATACTCACTTCATCCGCTCTCGATATCCTACTCGCGATTCTGAAAACTGTCGTCGCATCTTCGCCGAATCCTAACCTTTCTCCTTTTTTGGCTCTGAATCTTGTTCCTGCGATAAACGATCTATTGGATGCAGGGGAGATTGTCAGTCCGCAGCTGACGAATTGGCTGTTCCAGCTTTCGGCTTTGACGACCGCGGACGGACACGGCCATGGACATGCGACGTCACGCGTACAACCACAGCAGGTGACAGACGAGCCGCCTCAACGGCCGGAACTGCTCGAGTTCACCAGGAACGGGCCGTTGTTCGATGTGCTCGCCTATCAAGTC ACCTCGGTGCTCGCTTATCCAGACTCGCATCTCTCAGCCCTCCAGACTGTGTTCAATAGCACACCCACCCCGGATGCATTCTTTTCTCAATTATACGCCTCCCTGATCTCTGTGCTCGCTAATGAGCCCGACGGGAACACGAGGACGATCATCTGCGCCGCGCTGTTCGGGTCG TTGCCCAAGCTCTTTTGTCAACTCGAGGCACCACAGAATAAACTT AAGGATGGCGTTCAATCTGCTATACACGGCTTGTTTACGCACTTTGGTGCTTTGCTCGATAAATGCGATGTGACGGCACCGATAACGCGTGTATCGAGAGAAGACTCGATGGAAGAGGATGTTCCGGAAGATGGAAGCAAGGG GAAGAACATCCGTACAATGCTGGTTCAGAGCCTTCAGAGCGTGTCGCTGCTCGATTCGAATTTCCCCTCTCTGCCCGGTCTGACGATTGAGAATTGGCCGGGACGGGGTATCGGGCGGGTATTCGCCGAAGCGGGCGAGAACGGACAGGACTTGGAG ACCTATCTAAAATCAAGACTTCTATCACTCGAAGTTCCCCAGTCGGATAAACTCGAGTTGATTGATCGCGCGGTAGCGGATCCCGAGACACATGCCTGTCTATGCACCGTTCTGCACAAG GGGTACACGAGCCTGACCACGTCTACGCAACACCTGTCCCCCGCAACACTCGAGTCCCTGGCTAATCTATCGAGACTTCTTTATACACATCCTACCGTTTTGGATGTCGTCGGTTTGAGGGTCCCGCCAGCCGAGTTTGTCGCAGCTGGTTTAGCCTTTTTAGAAGACCTGGAAGGCGCGGGGGTCG GTGATCCTCAATCGGCGCTTGGTCAGTATGGCGACGTATTGCTATTACTTCAGTtgttggtcacacgctacGAG ATGTTTCAGCAAAAGAGCGGCACACTCAAACATGGCGACCGCGTTCTTGATGCATCTTGCCTCACCTCGTCATGGGCAGTGTACAATTTGTCAGACCTGACCGAGCCGGAACGTACGCTCATCAGCGACTGGGTCAAGGCTGCGTTTGATTCGAATAGTTTTGGGATTGACGATAATGTCTTGAGGCAAG TTTTGCTCAAATTGTCCGCCACGCTATTCACAGAAGCTATTCGGAAATGTGCCGCAGAACCCGAGGGGGCTGGGATGGAGATCTTGCGCAACGGGGTGTCGTATTTCGAGGGGCCCCTGTTGAACTGGACGCTCCGAGGCGTGATCTGGGCTCTGGCCAACGAGGCTGAACGGCATGG ACATGCTGCCCAAACGCACCTCGACGTTCTCCAGCTTTTGGTCTTGGCTAATGGATGCCCCGCGCCCGTCATCGAAATGACCCGCCATCGTGTGCTGCGGCTGCTAGCATCACCGTATATTCCCAAAGCAAATATTGACGTAAACGCCATGCTGCGTGTTCTGCATCCTTCAAACTCGGGTTCTGGTTCGGGCTCCACGAACACGACCGCCCCGCTCTACGCTTCGTCTTATCTCAATCTGGCATTGCAGGCCTCGATTGGTGGGACACCGATACCTAACCCTGCAAGGATCTTGGGCTTCACGAATTCGTTGGAGCTGTTACGCGCGCCAGTACAACAAGGTTCAGACAGCGTCGCTCATCGAAATATCCTCATTGCTCTCTTGACACTGGCCCGACCACGATTCGCGGGTATCAAATCCGTTCTTTCCGCGCTACGAAGCTTGGCGGGAACCATGGATCCCGATTTCTTGGCCGGGGTCGTTGCGGGGTCGGTTAGTGTTTGGGTGGCCGCCCCGatggagcgggcgcttgcgcGTGAAAAGGTGAAGAAGTTTGTGAATGAGGGTGAAAAAGAAAAGGGACTGGAGGGGATTGTGAAGAGAATG CGAGCTGCTCTTCAGACAACGACAACCTGCATTCTAGATATGGTTTCCAACGAGCAGAAGATCGATTCAGTTGGGGGATCCCCGGTATCCGTTAGTGACATGTCATTGATTTCAGATGTCGAGTCCGTTTTGTCGTTGGAAAACAACAAGC GGTTTTCGATGATCAGTAGTACTACCTTCAATGACATGGAGAACACCCCAGTCCCCGTTGCTCCTATAGATTTTCCGGGGACCCCAATTGAAAAGCAGCTGCCTGTTCACCCAGATTTCGCGTATGAGGATGGAAATATCGAGTTCCAG ACATCGGAAAATGTATTCTGGGTACATGAGTTTCAACTCAGGAAATTCTCCGTTCTTGCCGGGCGCATTGACGAGGCAAGGGAGAAAGGAACGACTTCAAGCGCCGGTCGCCTCCGGATTCGTACTTCGAGGAGTAGTTACAACTTTAGTGGTACCTTTCGTATCCTTTATTCGTG TGTCGTGGCACCCAAGTTCAACTCGGACACACTGATAAATGCTCTAAGGATCGGGACACGTTATGGATGTCCTGATATGCGGAATTTTGCGATAACCCAATTGGAGAGCAGGTTCCAGTCGCCTCCAATCGACCGCATTAAGCTTTCAGACGAATTCAATATTCCTAATTGGGCCATACCAGCGTTTATTGAACTGTGTCAACGCACAGAGCCCATCTCCCAAAGGGAAGCAAGAATACTGGGAGCTGAACGTCTTGTCGAGGTTTCGCGCATACGAGAAGCAGAGCAGCGAAGGAAATTTATTCAGCTTGTCGACAAGTCTATGGGGCCTTGTGGGGTATTTGAGGCGGGCCAAATGACCGACGACAAACTCCGAGATGATGCCAGTGAGATATTTGTGATCGTTG AGTACACTCTCAGATATTCTTCACCTCCCAAGTGTGATTGTCGAGTCCAACGCACATGTGACGATACAGACTTGAACAATCGCCCTGCCAACCCAAATGCATTTACCTCAAACAACAGACATTCAATATCAGACCCACTCAACCTTGGCTCTTTGCACGCGCGGTCGGGAGATGCAAATGGTTCAAGGTATTCTGTGGTTCCATGCCAAATCCACATGATTGCCCCCCGTATTATCACGGAGAGCCTAGCGTTGTTCAAACGGTGTGGCGGCCTCACAAGACAACTTGGAGATCTGAAGGTAGCAGTATCCAACGGAGCTCCTCAAGGTGCCAAACAATTTTCAGTCGAGGATGAAATTCAGCGTGCGACTTGGATTCGAAAGACCACTTGA
- a CDS encoding DDE superfamily endonuclease — translation MTISNKKRQQLQALEKARANQKRIKTAHFDNEDNNNKSVFKPLDLYNDSETSLCRLGVDVVYIAPDPCGSELDHPPAYPNSPNSFDSDSSDSEGDSDSGSSSGELPWELSYYRPPTVAQAQTALATLDSARRTQLPSGGYKYKDLDRITAERYTAIQACLNQFLEAEPKGKKFIQASKDAARWWNVSTLEDEDVSSAIRLHLQKAGKLAGAQDVVDFLSDPEVWKTLDIKKKISLRTAQRWLSRAGFSWRSEPVGQYFDGHEQQDVVEYRQKVYIPFLKKIERRRIIYNRDGVEDPTRPLRLLPGKKPIILWFHDETIFYANDRRKVRWVFVGESPVPHKKGEGCSLMVADFVCAEFGWLRGPNGESARVTMFPGGDKDGWFTNDRVILQLEDAVKIVNEHFPQFTHIFVYDNAPSHTKRSLSSLSAYGMPKGPLLDWPYYKDKDDKRVFVRMENGFLPDGSPQEFYDPNKPNRFKGMSWILRERGLGHLADLNAVCTKGCEPGKTDCCCRRVMMNQPDFNNRESGLQEAARELGTEVVFLPKYHCELSMIEQVWGYAKRDYRDNPPNSSSKKLKENALKALESPPILSMRKFAARSQRFADGYDHGMDGSQAAAWATTIFKHHRETPAHIPYDEIAPNYVHTTNN, via the exons ATGACTATCAGCAATAAAAAAAGGCAGCAATTACAGGCTCTTGAAAAGGCCAGGGCCAAT CAAAAACGTATAAAAACAGCTCATTTTGACAATgaagacaacaacaacaaaagtGTATTCAAGCCACTGGACTTGTACAATGACTCTGAGACATCACTCTGCAGACTAGGAGTGGATGTAGTCTATATAG CCCCTGACCCCTGTGGCTCCGAACTGGATCATCCTCCAGCTTATCCCAATTCCCCCAATTCTTTTGACTCTGACTCTTCTGATTCTGAAGGAGATTCCGACTCTGGCTCTAGCAGTGGAGAACTCCCATGGGAACTTAGTTATTACCGCCCACCAACTGTTGCCCAAGCGCAGACAGCACTTGCCACACTTGATTCTGCACGCCGGACCCAACTTCCATCAGGTGGATACAAGTACAAAGACCTGGACCGGATCACTGCTGAGCGATACACTGCAATACAAGCCTGTCTGAACCAATTCCTTGAGGCTGAGCCAAAAGGAAAGAAATTTATTCAGGCATCCAAGGATGCAGCAC GTTGGTGGAACGTATCCACActggaggatgaggatgtgtCATCTGCAATCAGGCTTCACTTACAGAAAGCTGGGAAGTTGGCGGGTGCACAGGATGTGGTGGACTTTCTGTCTGATCCAGAGGTTTGGAAAACACTGGACATCAAGAAAAAGATTAGTCTTCGAACAGCACAACGCTGGCTCTCTCGGGCTGGTTTTTCTTGGCGATCTGAACCTGTGGGCCAATACTTTGACGGTCACGAACAACAAGATGTAGTTGAATACCGGCAAAAGGTATACATACCTTTCCTGAAGAAAATCGAGCGGCGGCGAATAATTTATAATCGGGATGGTGTTGAAGATCCTACACGTCCATTGCGATTACTACCTGGCAAGAAACCCATTATTTTGTGGTTTCACGACGAGACAATTTTTTACGCAAACGATCGTCGTAAAGTTCGATGGGTCTTTGTTGGAGAAAGCCCAGTACCACACAAGAAAGGAGAGGGGTGTAGTTTAATGGTGGCCGACTTTGTGTGTGCAGAGTTTGGGTGGTTGCGTGGACCGAATGG TGAATCTGCGAGAGTAACAATGTTTCCCGGGGGCGACAAAGATGGATGGTTTACAAACGACCGTGTCATTCTTCAACTAGAGGATGCTGTCAAAATTGTCAACGAACACTTCCCCCAGTTCACTCACATATTTGTGTACGACAATGCTCCTTCGCACACGAAACGCTCGCTTTCCTCACTTTCCGCTTATGGAATGCCCAAGGGTCCGCTTCTGGACTGGCCTTactacaaggacaaggacgacAAACGCGTGTTTGTGAGAATGGAGAATGGTTTTCTCCCAGACGGCTCACCCCAGGAGTTCTATGACCCAAACAAACCCAATCGTTTCAAGGGAATGTCGTGGATTCTTCGAGAGCGCGGTCTCGGTCATCTTGCCGATTTGAACGCAGTTTGCACGAAGGGATGTGAACCAGGGAAGACTGACTGTTGCTGTCGTCGGGTAATGATGAACCAGCCAGATTTCAATAATCGTGAATCAGGCTTACAAGAGGCTGCTCGAGAGCTGGGAACTGAAGTGGTATTTCTCCCAAAGTACCACTGTGAGCTGAGTATGATAGAGCAAGTCTGGGGATACGCAAAAAGAGACTATCGAGATAATCCCCCTAATAGTAGCTCAAAAAAGTTGAAGGAGAACGCACTAAAGGCATTAGAATCACCCCCAATTTTATCGATGCGCAA GTTCGCTGCTCGTTCTCAACGTTTTGCCGATGGATATGACCATGGTATGGACGGGTCCCAAGCTGCTGCGTGGGCTACAACGATATTCAAACATCACCGAGAGACCCCAGCACATATTCCGTACGACGAGATTGCTCCTAACTATGTACATACAACAAACAATTAA